The genomic window CCGCAAAAATGCCATGGCAAAAACGGCAGCGGTGAAAACCAAAGTAAACTCAAAATACGGAAAAGAAATTTACGTTGTGGCGAAAAACGGCGGCCCAGACCCAGAAACTAACCTTTCTCTTCGTCGCTTAATTGATAAAGCAAAAAAAGATCAGGTTCCTGCTCACGTAATCGAAAAAGCGATTGAAAAGGCTGCGGGCGGCGCAGGTGAAGATTACTCTCCAGCACGTTATGAAGGTTATGGTCCGGGTAACTGTATGGTTATTGTTGACTGTCTAACGGACAATCCAAACCGCACAATCAAAGACGTTCGTTTACCTTTCACAAAAACAGATTCAAAAATCGGTAGCCCTGGCTGTGTTGCGCACATGTTTGATCACTTAGCGATTCTAGGTTTCGAAGGTGATGACGATGAAGCTGTGCTTGAAGCGTTGATGATGGCTGATGTTGATGTAACGGATGTAGAAGTAGAAGACGGTAAAGTCTCTGTTTTTGCACCTCACACTGAATACTTCAAAACCAAGACTGCGCTAACTGAAGCGTTTGAAGGCGTGAACTTTGATGTAGATGAAATCACGTTCCTACCACAAACCAGTGTTGAGATTTCTGATCCAGAAGTAATTGCCAACTTTGATAAGTTCATCACGATGCTTGAAGATTGTGACGACGTTCAAAACGTTTACCATAACGCGGTTGTTATCCGCGACTAAACGATAACTACTCGATAAAAAAGGAGCTAATTAGCTCCTTTTTTATTGTCATAAAAAACTGTAAAGCCCCTTTACACCTATATCCTAAACACAGTTCAAAATGCTTTCAACACTGCGCCTTGGTGCGTCCACACCGCTTTGATCAATGTGCCCAAGTCGAGCAAAGAAAGCAGGAGGAGGACATTGAAGACTCTGCGCCAACGCTTTTCGCGCTGTTTCATGTTGTACTAAAACACTGATTGGATGAAGCCCAATCCCTTGCTTTTGCATATGCAACCAAAGTACACCTAATTCATAACCGCACTCAAACAGGGCTTCTTGAGAGTTTTCTTTTGGACTTAACGCCAGGTAATAAGGCCCACTCTCGACCAATTCTCCAAGTCCCACTGCCATTTTTTTTGCAAGCCCTAAGCGCTTGTTGATTGGCATCATTGTTGGGTGAAACCCATACCGAAACAACAGGCGAAACGGCTTACTAACCGGACCAAATAGATTACGTAAGTAAAATCCATCTTCAGCAAATTCATCCTCATCGAAGCGAATGTAATTGTACGTTTCTTCCCATGCCGACTTGTTGGTAAAGTCCAATGCAGCGTATTGCTTAGTTAAATTACCTAAGTTCGTACCCACGTGATCCGCGGAAAAGAAATGACACGACGCATGCTGAACAATCGTTTCAAGCGAATCAATGTCTACAGCCTCAGGCTTAAATGCGCTGCGAATCGTATGGCGTTCGCGAATACGTTGACTTAGCGCATGGTATTCATCTACATCAGCGCCTTTACTCAATTTGGTAATGGCGCTTGTTGCTAACACGCGACGACCTTCTTGCTCACCTTGCCATTGCCAATTCAATTGATAGCCTTGGCATGCCAACAACGCCGTGAGAAAGTGGGTAAATACGCCTGCACTGATAAACATCTCTCGTTCTAAACTGTCAAGCCCACGTAACACGCGATGGCTATCGAAACCAACACAAACCTCTTGGGATAGTAAACTATAATCCACTCGCCAAGGCTGACAGTTATGTGAAGAAGGTGCGAGCCTGGCCGTTTCGATTGCACGCTCTAACGCCTCATAAAATCCATCCATCAACGTGTCCTTGCTCTCATTTACTTAAAAATGGCGTAACCTAACCCAATTCGCTCGCCTTCTATTTCTTCTACTACATCAGCCATTTCTGAGAAGCGACTTACTAAACTTTGAAACAAAGGCGTTTGCATATCCACATTGAACGCCTCAACACTACTTAAGCGGATTATCTCAATGAAATGAAATGGCGCATCGGCTGCATCAGATACTTCAACGACATCGAACGCCGCAACGGAGTCCAATGATTCACACGCCCGATAATCGGTCGTTTCGACCCAATCCCGAAAAGCGAGTCGTTGTGACACGTCTTTTAGGCGAATTTTATGTACGATGGTTTTCATGAATGTTCCTTATAAGTCAAAATGAGGTGATAGTTGATACCGCCAGTGCCAAAGGCATTAATCGCTGCGTGTCGAGATTGAGTTGTAGCATGAATTGGCCAACGCTCGCTCTGTTGAAGTACGGTTGCGGGGATCGCTTCAAGCGCAAGCCCTGTATTTAGCTCGCCAAGAATTGGCGTCGGTGGTAACTGCTTGGCTGCAAATGCGGCCCAAATTTTTGATAAGCTAATGGATGCCGCGCCAGCAAAACAATGACCAAAATTGTATTTTGCTGAACCAAGGACTAGAGGCGCCTGCTCCGTTCGATGGTAGTGCTGCGCGATAGATATTGCTTCTGCTTTGTCACCAAGATCAGTACCAGTACCATGAGTTTCAATGTACTGTATTGCGT from Pseudoalteromonas xiamenensis includes these protein-coding regions:
- a CDS encoding YebC/PmpR family DNA-binding transcriptional regulator; protein product: MGRAFEVRKNAMAKTAAVKTKVNSKYGKEIYVVAKNGGPDPETNLSLRRLIDKAKKDQVPAHVIEKAIEKAAGGAGEDYSPARYEGYGPGNCMVIVDCLTDNPNRTIKDVRLPFTKTDSKIGSPGCVAHMFDHLAILGFEGDDDEAVLEALMMADVDVTDVEVEDGKVSVFAPHTEYFKTKTALTEAFEGVNFDVDEITFLPQTSVEISDPEVIANFDKFITMLEDCDDVQNVYHNAVVIRD
- a CDS encoding RedY — translated: MKTIVHKIRLKDVSQRLAFRDWVETTDYRACESLDSVAAFDVVEVSDAADAPFHFIEIIRLSSVEAFNVDMQTPLFQSLVSRFSEMADVVEEIEGERIGLGYAIFK